A portion of the Pseudomonas sp. PSE14 genome contains these proteins:
- a CDS encoding YihY/virulence factor BrkB family protein — MRFVDMRGLSLGPWKLISLTVKEFLDDEMPTYAAALAYQGLFSLFPFLLFLIALLGFLHLPEFFDWLRGQADYVLPAQALEQVNPVIDQLQQRQGGLLSIGIIVALWSSSAAVRSLMTALNAAYDVREARPAWKRIPLSLLYTFGIVGMLLVIAALMILGPQVMGWIAARVGLEDFVVLLWSVLRWPVIVLLMMMAVAVIYYVTPNVKQKFRFITPGSMLAVVLWICASLGFGFYVKNFADYNAMYGSVGAIIVLLLYFYISSAVLLLGAELNAVIEHHLPHGKSPGERTFEQASPEPDER; from the coding sequence ATGCGATTCGTGGACATGCGGGGGCTCAGCCTGGGGCCCTGGAAACTGATCAGCCTGACGGTGAAGGAGTTTCTCGACGATGAGATGCCCACCTACGCCGCCGCGCTGGCCTACCAGGGGTTGTTCTCGCTGTTCCCCTTCCTGCTGTTCCTCATCGCCCTGCTGGGCTTCCTGCACCTGCCGGAGTTCTTCGACTGGCTGCGGGGGCAGGCCGACTACGTACTGCCGGCGCAGGCGCTGGAGCAGGTCAACCCGGTCATCGATCAGTTGCAGCAGCGCCAGGGCGGCCTGCTGTCGATCGGTATCATCGTGGCGCTGTGGTCGTCCTCGGCGGCGGTGCGTTCGCTGATGACCGCGCTGAATGCAGCCTATGACGTGCGCGAGGCGCGCCCGGCGTGGAAGCGCATTCCGCTGTCGCTGCTCTACACCTTCGGCATCGTCGGCATGCTGCTGGTCATCGCCGCGCTGATGATCCTCGGCCCGCAGGTCATGGGCTGGATCGCCGCGCGAGTGGGGCTGGAGGATTTCGTGGTGCTGCTGTGGAGCGTGCTGCGCTGGCCGGTCATCGTCCTGCTGATGATGATGGCGGTGGCCGTGATCTATTACGTCACGCCCAATGTGAAGCAGAAGTTCCGTTTCATCACCCCCGGCTCGATGCTCGCGGTGGTGCTGTGGATCTGCGCGTCCCTGGGCTTTGGTTTCTACGTGAAGAACTTCGCCGACTACAACGCCATGTACGGCAGCGTCGGCGCCATCATCGTCCTGCTGCTGTACTTCTACATTTCCTCTGCGGTACTGCTGCTGGGCGCGGAGCTCAATGCGGTGATCGAGCACCATCTGCCCCACGGCAAGAGTCCCGGCGAGCGAACCTTCGAGCAGGCCTCGCCGGAACCGGACGAGCGCTAG
- a CDS encoding PGDYG domain-containing protein produces the protein MLELTQLDLSTDSAAQRVVKDETVTVEFAATPGELMSLEGPNRYAPGDAIITSATGERWVVSRERFDPKYLPVDAALAHGRPGAYRNRPAVVLARRMDEPFALVRSAGGDRLTGAAGDWVMQYAPGDYGVVKAERFAKVYRLAD, from the coding sequence ATGCTCGAACTGACCCAACTCGACCTCTCCACCGATTCCGCCGCGCAACGTGTGGTCAAGGATGAAACCGTCACCGTCGAATTCGCCGCAACGCCGGGCGAGCTGATGAGCCTCGAAGGCCCGAACCGTTACGCGCCGGGCGATGCAATCATCACCAGCGCGACGGGGGAGCGCTGGGTGGTCTCCCGTGAACGTTTCGACCCGAAATATCTGCCCGTCGACGCGGCGCTCGCGCACGGCCGGCCCGGTGCCTATCGCAATCGCCCGGCGGTGGTGCTCGCACGGCGCATGGACGAGCCGTTCGCCCTCGTGCGCTCGGCGGGCGGCGATCGTCTCACCGGTGCGGCTGGCGACTGGGTCATGCAGTACGCGCCCGGCGACTACGGTGTGGTGAAGGCGGAGCGTTTCGCCAAGGTCTATCGGCTGGCCGACTGA
- the def gene encoding peptide deformylase: MIREILKMGDERLLRVAPPVPASMFGSAELQTLIDDMFETMHHVGGVGLAAPQIGVDLQLVIFGFERSERYPDAPAVPPTILLNPVITPLSEELEEGWEGCLSVAGLRGAVNRYRSIRYQGVDPQGQPIDRSVEGFHARVVQHECDHLIGRLYPSRITDFSKFGFTEVLFPGLDPKADD, translated from the coding sequence ATGATCCGCGAGATTCTCAAGATGGGTGATGAACGCCTGCTGCGCGTGGCGCCGCCGGTGCCCGCGTCGATGTTCGGCAGCGCGGAGCTGCAGACGCTGATCGACGACATGTTCGAGACCATGCACCACGTTGGCGGCGTCGGCTTGGCCGCTCCGCAGATCGGCGTGGACCTGCAACTGGTGATCTTCGGTTTCGAGCGCAGCGAGCGCTATCCGGATGCTCCGGCGGTGCCACCGACCATCCTGCTCAACCCGGTGATCACGCCGCTGAGCGAGGAACTGGAGGAGGGGTGGGAGGGTTGCCTGTCGGTGGCAGGCCTGCGCGGTGCGGTGAACCGCTACCGTTCGATCCGCTACCAGGGCGTCGACCCGCAGGGGCAGCCGATCGACCGCAGCGTCGAGGGTTTCCACGCCCGCGTGGTGCAGCACGAGTGCGATCACCTGATCGGCCGGCTGTATCCGTCGCGGATCACCGACTTCAGCAAGTTCGGCTTTACCGAAGTGCTGTTCCCGGGGCTCGATCCGAAGGCGGATGATTGA
- a CDS encoding magnesium transporter — MNRHYYISDNLDDLETVEQELAQSGISMEQMHVLSDQDAELKDHRLHQVPSMMRRDVVHWGKVGLLIGAALAVLVLLVGYLSGWTQSAAGWIPVLFLAAVLLGFSLWEGSFVGLQRPSGDARRFEPSLHAGQHVFFVDVKPDQEPLLDMVVRSHPRLEIAGFGSAMPSWLVSVEHAWNRFRHMM, encoded by the coding sequence ATGAACAGGCATTACTACATCAGTGACAACCTGGACGACCTGGAAACCGTCGAACAGGAACTCGCGCAAAGCGGTATCAGCATGGAGCAGATGCACGTGCTGAGCGACCAGGATGCCGAGTTGAAGGACCATCGATTGCACCAGGTGCCATCGATGATGAGGCGGGACGTGGTGCACTGGGGCAAGGTCGGCCTGCTGATCGGCGCCGCGCTGGCGGTGCTGGTGCTGCTGGTGGGCTACCTGAGCGGCTGGACGCAATCCGCCGCGGGCTGGATTCCGGTACTGTTCCTCGCCGCGGTGCTGCTGGGCTTCAGCCTGTGGGAAGGCAGCTTCGTCGGCCTGCAGCGCCCCAGCGGTGATGCGCGCCGCTTCGAGCCCAGCCTGCATGCGGGCCAGCATGTGTTCTTCGTCGACGTGAAACCCGACCAGGAGCCCCTGCTGGACATGGTGGTGCGCAGCCACCCGCGCCTGGAAATCGCCGGCTTCGGCTCGGCGATGCCGAGTTGGCTGGTCTCCGTCGAGCACGCCTGGAATCGCTTCCGTCACATGATGTGA
- a CDS encoding DUF5064 family protein, with product MTRPTQVIIQSIPGIDRQQYLIRLSYQVENPASRDARVRFQLDGEIDGQPFKDDFELPGDLAFNFASSATRLLRRHGLRLRPGPVMRFRKEHDQVFDDLRRQLRAEPGKPVDLQRMASLAPVQQRCAVAESIVRGRG from the coding sequence ATGACCCGCCCCACCCAGGTCATCATTCAATCCATCCCGGGCATCGACCGCCAGCAGTACCTCATCCGCCTGAGCTACCAGGTGGAGAACCCGGCCAGCCGTGATGCGCGGGTGCGATTCCAGCTGGACGGCGAGATCGACGGCCAGCCGTTCAAGGATGACTTCGAGCTGCCCGGCGACCTCGCCTTCAACTTCGCCAGCAGCGCCACCCGCCTGCTGCGCCGCCACGGCCTGCGCCTGCGCCCAGGGCCGGTGATGCGCTTTCGCAAGGAACACGATCAGGTCTTCGACGACCTGCGCCGCCAGCTCAGAGCCGAACCCGGCAAACCGGTGGACCTGCAACGCATGGCGTCACTTGCGCCGGTGCAACAGCGTTGCGCAGTGGCCGAATCCATCGTGCGCGGGCGCGGCTAG
- a CDS encoding S1-like domain-containing RNA-binding protein has translation MAVIGRFNSLQVAKHTDFGLYLDGESHGEILLPKRYVPKNEPTEVGDWLNVFIYLDSEDRLIATTQKPKVQVGGFASLKVVEVNRVGLFLDWGLPKDLLLPHSEEKRPLQVGDYCVVYVYLDERTRRITATARLDRYLDNTPARYKAGQQVDLLVVERTDLGYKAIIDGKHWGLIHKNEVFKFMRNGLRETGYIKEMRADGKISLSLQPAGAGLSDALSEQILQALREAGGKLALSDKSPPELIAQQFGVSKGNFKKAIGGLYKQGLITILDDGIELV, from the coding sequence ATGGCAGTCATAGGTCGGTTTAATTCGTTGCAGGTGGCCAAGCACACCGATTTCGGTCTCTACCTGGATGGGGAGAGCCACGGCGAAATCCTGCTGCCCAAGCGTTACGTGCCGAAGAACGAACCCACCGAAGTGGGCGACTGGCTCAACGTGTTCATCTACCTGGACAGCGAAGACCGCCTGATCGCCACCACCCAGAAGCCCAAGGTGCAGGTCGGCGGCTTCGCCAGCCTCAAGGTGGTGGAGGTCAACCGCGTCGGCCTGTTCCTCGACTGGGGCCTGCCCAAGGACCTGCTGCTGCCGCACTCGGAAGAGAAGCGCCCGCTGCAGGTCGGTGACTACTGCGTGGTCTACGTCTACCTCGACGAGCGCACCCGCCGCATCACCGCCACCGCGCGCCTGGACCGCTACCTGGACAACACCCCGGCCCGCTACAAGGCTGGCCAGCAGGTGGACCTGCTCGTCGTGGAACGCACCGACCTGGGCTACAAGGCCATCATCGACGGCAAGCACTGGGGCCTGATCCACAAGAACGAAGTCTTCAAGTTCATGCGCAACGGCCTGCGCGAGACCGGCTACATCAAGGAAATGCGCGCCGACGGCAAGATCAGCCTGAGCCTGCAACCGGCCGGTGCGGGGCTTTCCGACGCGCTGAGCGAGCAGATTCTCCAGGCTCTGCGCGAGGCCGGCGGCAAACTCGCCCTCAGCGACAAGAGCCCGCCGGAGCTGATCGCGCAGCAGTTTGGCGTCAGCAAGGGCAACTTCAAGAAGGCCATCGGCGGCCTGTACAAACAGGGGCTGATCACCATCCTCGACGACGGCATCGAGTTGGTTTGA
- a CDS encoding ABC transporter ATP-binding protein/permease, with translation MPLLSSRQRNALRLARSFLAPYRWRALGALVALLFTAAITLSLGQGIRMLVDQGFVTQSEPLLNRAIGVFFVLVAGLAVGTFVRFYLVSWIGERFVADIRRRVFDHLIELHPGFYENNRASEIQSRLTADTTLLQTVIGSSLSMALRNTLMLIGGVALMFITNAKLTSIVVAALPLVIAPILLFGRRVRSLSRLSQDRVADVGSYVGETLGQIKTVQAYNHQAQDRQRFGATVEQAFDTARRRIMQRSWLVSVVILLVLGAVGVMLWVGGMDVIAGRITAGELAAFVFYSLIVGMAFGTLSEVIGELQRAAGAAERIAELLRARSDIHRPASDVLQLPQRVSGSLSLEGVRFAYPSRPEQWAIDSIDLRVEAGETLALVGPSGAGKSTLFDLLLRFYDPQQGCIRIDGQPIAQLDPADLRRNYALVSQNPALFFGSVEENIRYGRPDASDADVEAAARAAHAHEFILRLPQGYQTHLGESGQGLSGGQRQRLAIARALLVDAPILLLDEATSALDAESEHLIQQALPGLMSGRTTLVIAHRLATVLNADRIAVIDHGRLVALGRHAELVTSSPLYARLAELQFGQAEQNL, from the coding sequence ATGCCCCTGCTGTCGTCCCGCCAGCGCAACGCCCTGCGCCTGGCCCGCTCGTTCCTCGCCCCGTATCGCTGGCGCGCCCTGGGGGCGCTGGTCGCCCTGCTGTTCACCGCCGCGATCACCCTGTCGCTGGGCCAGGGTATCCGCATGCTGGTGGACCAGGGCTTCGTCACCCAGTCCGAGCCGCTGCTCAATCGGGCCATCGGGGTCTTCTTCGTCCTGGTGGCGGGGCTCGCGGTGGGCACTTTCGTGCGCTTCTACCTGGTGTCGTGGATCGGCGAGCGCTTCGTCGCCGACATCCGCCGGCGGGTGTTCGACCACCTGATCGAGCTGCATCCGGGCTTCTACGAGAACAACCGCGCCTCGGAAATCCAGTCGCGCCTGACCGCCGATACCACGCTGCTGCAGACGGTGATCGGCTCGTCGCTGTCGATGGCTCTGCGCAACACGCTGATGCTGATCGGCGGCGTGGCGCTGATGTTCATCACCAACGCCAAGCTGACCAGCATCGTGGTTGCCGCGCTGCCCCTGGTGATCGCGCCGATCCTGCTGTTCGGCCGCCGCGTGCGCAGCCTGTCGCGGCTGAGCCAGGACCGCGTCGCGGATGTCGGCAGCTACGTCGGCGAGACACTCGGGCAGATCAAGACGGTGCAGGCCTACAACCACCAGGCGCAGGATCGCCAGCGCTTCGGCGCCACCGTCGAGCAGGCTTTCGATACCGCGCGGCGGCGCATCATGCAACGCTCCTGGCTGGTCAGCGTGGTGATCCTGCTGGTGCTGGGCGCGGTGGGCGTGATGCTCTGGGTCGGCGGCATGGATGTGATCGCCGGGCGGATCACCGCCGGCGAGCTGGCGGCCTTCGTGTTCTACAGCCTGATCGTCGGCATGGCCTTCGGCACCTTGAGCGAGGTTATCGGCGAACTGCAGCGTGCTGCCGGTGCGGCCGAGCGTATCGCCGAGCTGCTGCGGGCGCGCAGCGATATCCACAGGCCAGCCAGCGACGTGCTGCAACTGCCGCAGCGAGTCAGCGGCAGCCTCTCGCTGGAAGGGGTGCGCTTTGCCTATCCGTCGCGCCCGGAACAGTGGGCCATCGACAGCATCGACCTGCGCGTCGAGGCGGGGGAAACCCTGGCGCTGGTCGGGCCCTCCGGCGCCGGCAAGTCCACGCTGTTCGACCTGTTGCTGCGCTTCTACGATCCGCAGCAAGGCTGCATCCGCATCGACGGCCAGCCCATCGCACAGCTCGACCCAGCCGACTTGCGCCGCAACTATGCCCTGGTGTCGCAGAACCCGGCGCTGTTCTTTGGCAGCGTGGAGGAGAACATCCGCTACGGTCGACCCGATGCCTCCGACGCCGACGTCGAAGCCGCCGCCCGCGCGGCCCACGCACACGAATTCATCCTGCGTTTGCCGCAGGGCTACCAAACCCACCTGGGGGAGAGCGGCCAGGGGCTTTCCGGCGGCCAGCGCCAGCGCCTGGCGATCGCCCGCGCGCTGCTGGTGGACGCGCCGATCCTGCTGCTGGACGAAGCCACCAGCGCGCTCGACGCGGAAAGCGAACACCTGATCCAGCAAGCCCTGCCGGGGCTGATGAGCGGCCGCACCACACTGGTGATCGCGCACCGGCTGGCCACGGTGCTGAACGCCGATCGTATCGCGGTGATCGACCATGGCCGGCTGGTGGCGCTGGGGCGGCACGCCGAGTTGGTGACCAGCAGCCCGCTGTATGCGCGACTGGCCGAGCTACAGTTCGGTCAGGCGGAACAGAACCTGTAG